ACCACCTAGTACAAACTAGTGTGGAAGAAGGAGTAGAATTATCTGTCTTGATCAAGAGAATGATAATTCAAGGACTTGAGGAACTCGGCAATTAACTTCAAGTAAGCCGAAGGGGCTTATATCGGATGGTGCCCAAAACACGGTCTGACCAGGGTAACTGTCACTGGCCGTCGGTACTATGTGGCATGGAGAAGGTAGGGAAGAGGGTGCCTGGGCGGTCGGATCGGAGCGGCATCTCGCTGGTGGAGTTGTTGAGGTTGTTCCCGTCTGATGAGGCGGCGGAGGCGTGGCTGGTCGGGCGGCGCTGGCCGAACAAGATTGCGTGCCCTAAGTGCGGGTCGGTGAATGTGCAGGCGAGGGCGAAGCACCGCACGATGCCGTTCCGCTGCCGCGACTGCCGGGGCCGGTTCTCGGTGCGGTCGGGCACGGTGATGGAGTGCTCGAATCTGGGGTATCAGACGTGGGTGTTCGCCGTCTACATCGTGACGACCAGCCTGAAAGGGGTGTCGTCTATGAAGCTGCACCGCGATTTGGGGATCGGCCAGAAAGTGGCCTGGTTCTTGTTGCACAGGCTCCGCGAGGCGATGGTCGGCGAGGACTTCATGTTCTGCGGGCCTGTGGAGGCGGACGAGACCTATGTGGGCGGGCTGGAGAAGAACAAGCACCAGGACAAGCGGATGAAAGCCGCTGGAGGCCCTTCGGGGAAGGCCATCGTCGCGGGGGTGAAGGACAGGGAGACGAACAAGGTGGCTGCTCGGGTGGTGGCGGACACGTCAGCGCCGACGCTGGTGGGGATGGTGTCCGACAGCGTGAAGCGGGGCGCGACGGTGTTCACCGACGAGGCGAAGGGCTACCTGCCGCTCAAAAGGAGCGGGTATGGCCACGAGGCGGTCAAGCACTCGGTGTCGGAGTATGTCCGCGGCAAAGCCCGCACGAACGGCATGGAGTCGTTTTGGGCGATGTTGAAGCGCGGCTATCACGGGACGTTCCACCACATCTCCCCCGAGCATCTGGACCGCTATGTGGCGGAGTTCTCGCATCGGCACAACGAGCGGCCGCTGGACACCATCGACCAGATGGGCCGAATTGTCAAAGGCATGGACCACAAGAGGCTCACCTATGAGCAGCTACTTGCCCGAGGCCCCCACTCCCGCAAACGGCTCAGAAAAACAGCAAGCTAGAGAACGGCCGCCATCTGGGCGCCTGTGGGCATATGAGCCAGGTAGTTGATGGGATGGTCGACAGACGGCTTCGCTAGGACGAACTGGTAGTGGACGATCCGAGCAGAACGGATCCGTTCTAGGCAACGGGTTCACATGCGGGAGTGGCGGAGCTGATGAAGTCGTCACGCTGCCCCCTTGCGGCGGTTGCAGGGTCGGCAGAGCATCTGGCAGTTATCGTCGCTGGTAGTGCCACCCTCCGACCAGGGGTCGACGTGGTCGCCCTCCATTTCGGAGATGTCAAACTTGGTGCCGCATCGGGGGGCAGACTCCGTTCTGGCGGGCGTGGGCTCGCTGCTTCTGCCGCTCAGTGAACCGGCGCAGATTCAGATGGCGTTCGTCGCGGTCGAGCACGTAGCGATAGATCCCTGGACCGCTCTGCACGTCTTCATCGGCGAGCAGGCGGGACACTTCAGCCGCAAGCTCTTCCGGGTGGAGCGTGTCATTCTTGTGGTCGTCATAGACCGTGCCCCAGTCGACCTTCCTCATAGGGTTCTGGTAGTCGGGGAACGTCCGCTGCACCCAGTCCATCACCACTTGGAAATGTTCCCACAGATCAGCGGAGTCCGGGTCGTGCTGGTGCTGCGCCATATAGCCGGTCACGGCTTCATCGCTCCCTCCGCCAGCAGCCCACTTGATTGCCTGCTCTAGGAGTTCCTGTCGGATTGGGCTACCGCTCACGTACCTCCCGTATCGGCGCTCCGCCTGGCAGTTGCGGCGACTGAACCAGCGCTTCGCGTCGGTGACCCATGTCCCCGAGTAGACGGCGTTACGGAGCTCCTGCCGGGTCAGTACCTCTCCGGCAATGTTGATCGTCTCGAACCAGCGCAGCTTCTCGTTGTCGGTCCCGGAGCACACATAGACGGTCAGCGGGTACTCCATTATCGCTTGCCGCTGGTCGGCGGTCAGGTTCCCTATGAACAGCGCGTGATGCGAGAGCAGGTCAGGGAACGAGAAATCACCGGTCGCGTACTGGCACAGCGAGATAGTGCGCTGCTGCCCATCAATGATCTCGTACCGAGGCGCGCTGCCCTCGCCGCGGTCTGCCCAATATATCGCGTTCATCGGGTAGCCCTGCACCACCGACTCGATCACCGCGGTCCGCTGTTTGTCGTCGTACACGAACTCCCGCTGGAACGCCGGACGCACATCCAGGTCACCGCCGAACGCTCGCACCCCGCCGTCGCCGTCGTCGGAGAAGCCAGTGACCAAATCCCCCACCGTCACATCGATCTGAGCGATATCCATTAGCGCCTTCTCCTGATCAACAGGCGCGCATATGTTGATTTGAGGCCGCCATCGACAGTGATTGCGCCACGCCGGTTGAGATCGCCAGGGTTCGGGACGTCAGTTGCTGAGTATTCCTTGGTCTTCAACCCTGAGTTGTTGTCGCGGTCTGTGATGCCCAAGACTTCAAACTGGTCAGGGTTGTGACTGTCGAGGAATGTGATCGGCACCCCCATTGCTCCGTACCAGTCCACGGGGATATCCGCCACCTTGTCAACGTTGATGGCGTCGTAGTTGTCGTAGTGCGGATAATCCCGCGGGTTGTACCTGGCGCCGAGCGGCAACTCTTCGTGGCGCTTGGAATGATCCATGTTCGTGAACCAGTTGATGCTGCGGAGCTTGTGGTACTGGACTCCGTTCTCCTTCTTGGAGTGCCCAGCCGCTGTATTTGTGTAGTGGTCGGGAACCCGAAACCACTTGTCGGAGCCGTTGTTCACACCCAGCCAAACCGTTCCGTCTTTGAGCAGCGGGAACACCTCTTTGTAGGTGATGGCGTTTTGTTGTCCGAGGATCAAGAACTGTTTGCCATGCTCAACGAGCTGGGCCAGATACTCGCGGAACAACGAGAACGGCGGGTTCGTGACAACGATGTCCGCCTGAGCGAGGAGGTCGACACATTCGCTGCTACGGAAGTCCCCGCCTTCGACTAGCTGCTCGACAATATTGGCATCGTGGCGGAGCAGGTGCTCGACATCGCTGAGTCCGACCGCGCCGTCACCGTCAAGATCAGAGACACTCCGAATGTCAGTCTGGTAAGCGGAGCGATCAGTGTGTGTGTGTGTGTGTGTGGCATCGCCGCTAGCCCTTCGATGTGGTCGAGCGACATCTGCTCACCGCAGACGGGCGACCCGGCGTAGCTGGTCGTTATGAGCCGTTTCAGCCTGAGCGCGTTGAAGTTCGCGGCGAAGTACTTGAAGAACTCACTCTCATAGGGGTCGTCGCAGTTGCAGTAGACGGTCTTGCCCTCGAAGTAGGCTTTGTAGTGGCGCAGCTCGTTCTCGATGTCCACGAGCTGGGTGTAGAACTCGTCGCGCTTTTGGCGCCTGGCCTTGGTCAACGGGGCGTTGTCAGACATCTCATCCCTCACACTACTTGCCAGCGACCAGCCCCTCGTGAGAACCCCAACACAGACCGGAACCGCCGCACGCTGTCGTGAGGTTCACCCCGAACTCGGGATGGGCCGCAAAGTCAACCTAACGCGGCGGGCATTGCCGCGGGAAGGGTCAGGGGAGCTGGGCGATGGGCCGGGTCGGGGATTGAGGCACGCAGCCCGCTTCAAGGGACTTCGCCAATCCGAGCCAACTCGGCCGCTCATCCCCGTTTAGCTTCCCAATCGGACCTAATATGCTCCGCTGGAGCTAAGCGCTTTTCGCGCTGGAGCTTCCCGCACACCGAAATAGCGGTGCGGCTGACCAGGGGAAAAGAATCTGCGAATGCCCCTGTATAGCCGCCGCGATATGCCCGGCTTTAGCGCGAGAATGAAGGCAAGGAGTTTCCGCGGGAAGGAGCAGGCATGC
The sequence above is a segment of the bacterium genome. Coding sequences within it:
- a CDS encoding IS1595 family transposase, whose product is MEKVGKRVPGRSDRSGISLVELLRLFPSDEAAEAWLVGRRWPNKIACPKCGSVNVQARAKHRTMPFRCRDCRGRFSVRSGTVMECSNLGYQTWVFAVYIVTTSLKGVSSMKLHRDLGIGQKVAWFLLHRLREAMVGEDFMFCGPVEADETYVGGLEKNKHQDKRMKAAGGPSGKAIVAGVKDRETNKVAARVVADTSAPTLVGMVSDSVKRGATVFTDEAKGYLPLKRSGYGHEAVKHSVSEYVRGKARTNGMESFWAMLKRGYHGTFHHISPEHLDRYVAEFSHRHNERPLDTIDQMGRIVKGMDHKRLTYEQLLARGPHSRKRLRKTAS